In bacterium, the genomic window AGATGCTCGAAGACCGCGGCGACCGCATCCGGCAATTTGCGCACCAGCATCGCCTGCGCTTCGCGAGCCAGGATCCTGCGCCCCGACGCCGGAAGCCCGGCCGTCAAGCGCACGCGAACGGCACCTTCCCGCGAAACGCACACGGCCGTGCGCTCGAGCACTTCCTGAGCGGGTGCTGAAATCTCGAGCCGTCCGCTCTTGCCGCTGCCGGCCGACACGGATTGCGCGCGAAGCGACTCTCGAAAAGCTCTCAACAGAAAGTCGGCACAGGCTCGACGCGCGTCGGAGTTTTCCAGGGCGAACTCCGGCAGGTCGGCGCGCGCGGGAGAGACGTCGACACGCACACGACTGGGCGCGGCGAACGGATCTCCCTGAACGTGATCGATGCAGAGGTCGAATCCGTCCAGGGAATAGGAACGCCCGCGCAGGTCCTTGTAGAAGCCGTAGGGTTTTCGGTCGATGCGCCCGAGCGCGGCTTGCAGATCCGCCGCCGAACTCATGTCACCGTCCCGGCTCCCGTCTCGCCGAAGCGATGCTTCGCCTGCCACAGCGCGTAGGCGATTCCGGCAAAAGGAAGCGCCGACACAACACCGCCGATCAAACCCGGTCCGCGCTCATCGAGAACACACCAGATGAGCATGCCGAGAGCGATCTGTATTACGTAGAGCGCCGCCCAGGGATGCATCCAGGAACGCATCTTGTGGAAGCCGACAAAGCCGGCCGCGTAGATCGCCCAGTGCAGCGGTGCCGTCAGCTTCGCCGCCCAGCCCGTCAGCAGGAACCCGAACCAGACCTCCTGGTCTTCCGCAACGGGCTTGATGAAGATGTCCCACGGCAGGTAGACGAAGCTCATCCACGCACAGAACACGAGCATGACGTTCATCCACCAGGGACGACCTTCGAAGAAATCGCGCAGCCCGTCGGGCACGCGTCAGTCCTGTTCGTCGAGCGGAGTGGTCAGGTTCCGCGCTCGCACGAAACGATCGATCGCTTCGTTCAGAGCTTCGGGTTGGTCGAAGTGGATCATGTGCCCCGCATCTGGCGTTTCGACGAATTCTACATCGGGAAAAAACCCGAGTCGACGCTCCAGTTCATCGGGCAGAAGATAGGCTTCGTTGTCGCCACCGCGTCGGGCGGTGCCGGTATCGCGGCGCCAGAACTCGCCGGAACGGCCTCCGTTGATGGCGAGCACCGGGCAGTCCATACGGGCCCACATCTGCTCGATCTGCTGGAAATTGAAACTTCCCCAGGAGGTCATCAGGAAGGGATCCCATTTCCAGCGCAGGCCGCCCGATTCGTGCGCACGCGTCCCCTGCTCAGCCAGAAAACGGGCGCGTTCCGGGTCCTGGGCCAGACCCGGATGATTCTTCAGGATGCGCTGGACGGCTTCGTCGAGATCCGCGACCCGACGGCCACTCGGGCTGATCCGATCGAGCATCTCGATCATGCGGCGGGCCCAGAACAGACCTGCCTCGCGACTTCCCTCGCCTTCCCAGGGCGGTGGGCCCAATCCTTCGATCAACACACAGGCGCGCGGAACTTCCGGAAATAGACCGGCGAACTGCACGACGAGTTCACCGCCGAAACTGTGTCCGACAAGGACCGGCTTCTCGAGTTCCAGTTGCACGATCGCCTGACGCAGATCGAGCACGAAGTGCGGGAGCGCGTAGTAACCCACGTGATCGCTGTCGCCGTGGCCACGAAGATCGATGGTCACGACGCGGAAACGATCGGCGAACGCGCGCGCAATCGAATCCAGGCTCCAGGAGAGATCGCGCATTCCGTGCACCAGGAGCATGGGAGGAGCTGTCTCGTTTCCGTAGTCCAGCGCAGCGATCTCGATCTGATGGCTGCGAAGCCGTAGCCGCTTCACCCCATTCATTGACTTTCGCATTTTTTTCGGCTTCACTTTTCAGACACGAGCCAGACGGACGCGGGTCCAACAGACACGAGTTTCGGTACGGATCCAGATCTCAGTACAGGTCCAGATGAGTGGATAAATGGAGGGCAAAGATGAGAGCCGGATTTTCAATTGCGAGCACGGATCGAGTCGAACGACGGGTTTCGTCGAAACTCAGCCCTTCCAGAAACGACACGTTTCAGAGCCGCTCGAGCATGCTGGTCGCGGCGTCCGCAACGGCGTCGAAGGAAGTCGCCATCTCCAGGTTCCGCAGCCGACTGCGCAGTAGCGATTTCTGCTCCACCGATACGGAATCGAGTTTGCCGTCGATGGCCTCGGTTACCTTGAGCACGTCGCGCTCAGTTTCCAGGTCCAGCAGCATGAGCAAGAGCCCCAGATCCTCGGGCATGCCGTAGCTCTTCAGGTACTCGCGGAACGTGCGGAAGAAATTCGGCGTTCCGCGGGATTCGCGGAGGCGTTCTTCGAGACGCAAGCGACCGCGATCCGCCTTCTTCCCGAAGAGGCGATCCTCGACCTGGCGGCGATAACGTGCCGTCTGTTGACGGGCTCGACGTTGCGAGTTCTGCGATCCCCGACTTGAACCCGACGGTTTCGCGTCGGTAGTAGAGCCGTCTCTGGCCCCGTCGGCCCGGCTTCCGTTATTTCGGGATCTGGAGCGGCGGGAACGTCTGCGACCGCCGCTCTTGCTCCCGCCATTCGAGCTGGCGGAATTTCCGTTTCGGTTTTCCGGGCGACTCTTGTCGCCTTCCCCGAACGAGACCTTCTCTCGATCGCTCACCCGCTTTGCTCCTTGCACTGGAGTCGTAGACTCTTCCGGAGACTCGAGTCGTAGACTTTTCCGACGAACCGAACCCTGAGGCTCTTCCTATGACGAAAGCCCAGGGACTCCTCCGCTCAGACTCTGATCGCGCCCCTGCACGCGTTTCCCGATTCCAATTCCCGATCGAACTCATGGGTCGAATTCCAGTCGAAACTGGCCCCCGCACGAATCCGAATTGAAGCTCCGGAAACCATGCGCGTCGTCGGGCTTCCCGACGACGGTGACCCGGCGATCCGCGTCTACCTTCTCGAGAAGCGGGTCAGCAGTCTCCCACCA contains:
- a CDS encoding alpha/beta hydrolase encodes the protein MNGVKRLRLRSHQIEIAALDYGNETAPPMLLVHGMRDLSWSLDSIARAFADRFRVVTIDLRGHGDSDHVGYYALPHFVLDLRQAIVQLELEKPVLVGHSFGGELVVQFAGLFPEVPRACVLIEGLGPPPWEGEGSREAGLFWARRMIEMLDRISPSGRRVADLDEAVQRILKNHPGLAQDPERARFLAEQGTRAHESGGLRWKWDPFLMTSWGSFNFQQIEQMWARMDCPVLAINGGRSGEFWRRDTGTARRGGDNEAYLLPDELERRLGFFPDVEFVETPDAGHMIHFDQPEALNEAIDRFVRARNLTTPLDEQD